The following are from one region of the Anabas testudineus chromosome 2, fAnaTes1.2, whole genome shotgun sequence genome:
- the reck gene encoding reversion-inducing cysteine-rich protein with Kazal motifs, translated as MRVCFQIISFLFAVNFYCQPLRAQDPSCCHHAAEFSSCKEACDQLATIKSESRLKHLLQRLPSYCPESMNELWTCINSTLPGVSRKSDGWVGLGCCELAISAECRRECRQASSKNDITKVCKKVTENSLYSCITKNEMGSTCCSYAGRHTTCREYCQAIFRTDSTPTVSQINAVKEYCQSHSTQLLNCVSNFTKSYPIRSPIDSLYCCDRAEAPHCQLACHRILRTMSTEHEIMEGLIEQCGSQPLPQDPMWQCFLGSAHPPSPPEEETPHPAKMDCAKLHCCARANTSLCRDMCQEISTNWGSQTWQDFDQLCEYNPVETELINCLADVREPCQLGCEDLTYCTNFNNRPTELFRSCNVQSDQGAMNDIKLWSNGTIKMPFMNIPVLDIRKCLPDMWKAVACSLQIKPCNSKSRGSVICMSDCVDILTQCGDRKRFHEGQTPERICELLSPIDDPERCIPLHRYLTPSSLGNNIVEEVIHPCNPNPCPSNHLCQVNRKGCLDDNCQPHLCVPGCKLGEASEFLVQQDARIQVPTRTGPSGCYELCTCGPSGRLENCVEMPCVDIDKPCIIGGQKKSHGTSFKIDCHTCSCFAGETICSTRQCLDFRNSDNERRHFTGLPCSCPDRFVPVCASNGRTYPSACVARCMGFKDDQFVFGQCRLSNPCSNKPCSRNQRCIPKYRVCLSDSSECPQHECIDRPAACDKNSVEPVCDTDGQVHPSLCHLQQSGKTLAYMGHCQDACRKPQQVCGHNGETYNTVCDAFSDRVAVDYKGSCHAVGTVSDMASDSACSLIQCPPLSTPGCHPVIPPGACCPICASMLQILWNKEQMNRFSKLNKDQPVTVHDILRILRLHVSVPQCDVFGFLSIDHELVVLIAPVDQQPTPLQIEACSKEAEKIDSLINYASPTLVSQVPLSAFLTSKIKTSSIHSSGGAPPSPLPPLVCFLLGLLIATVPGLHQL; from the exons AATGAACTGTGGACTTGCATCAACTCTACACTTCCAG GAGTATCAAGGAAGTCAGACGGCTGGGTGGGGTTAGGCTGCTGTGAGCTAGCTATCTCAGCCGAGTGTCGCAGGGAATGTAGGCAG GCATCATCTAAAAATGACATAACAAAAGTATGCAAAAAAGTCACAGAG AACTCCCTCTACAGCTGCATCACCAAAAATGAAA TGGGCTCCACGTGCTGCAGCTATGCAGGGCGCCACACCACCTGTAGGGAGTACTGCCAGGCCATCTTCAGGACCGACTCAACGCCCACTGTGTCTCAGATCAATGCAGTTAAAGAGTACTGTCAGAGTCACAGCACTCAGCTGCTCAACTGTGTCAGCAACTTCACCAAGTCCTACCCCATACGCAGCCCTATAGACA GTTTGTACTGCTGTGACCGGGCGGAGGCTCCCCACTGCCAGTTAGCTTGTCACAGAATCCTTCGAACAATGAGCACAGAGCATGAAATCATGGAGGGTTTGATTGAGCAGTGTGGCTCGCAGCCCCTGCCTCAGGATCCCATGTGGCAGTGCTTTCTGGGCAGTGCCCACCCTCCTTCCCCACCTGAAGAAGAGACCCCCCATCCTGCCAAGATGGACTGTGCCAAGCTGCACTGCTGCGCCAGGGCCAACACCTCACTCTGCAG GGATATGTGTCAGGAGATCAGCACTAACTGGGGCAGCCAGACGTGGCAGGACTTTGATCAGCTTTGTGAATACAACCCAGTGGAGACAGAGCTCATCAACTGCCTGGCCGATGTCAGAGAGCCCTGCCAGCTGGGCTGTGAGGACCTCACCTACTGCACCAACTTCAACAACAG GCCAACAGAGCTGTTCCGAAGCTGTAATGTCCAGTCAGATCAGGGAGCCATGAACGACATCAAGCTGTGGTCCAATGGGACCATCAAAATGCCGTTCATGAACATCCCTGTTCTGGACATCAGGAAGTGTCTGCCCGACATGTGGAAGGCTGTAGCCTGTTCCCTGCAGATTAAACCTTGCAACAGCAAGTCCAGAGGGAGCGTCATATGCAT GTCTGATTGTGTGGACATCCTGACCCAGTGTGGTGACAGGAAACGCTTCCATGAAGGGCAAACACCTGAGCGAATCTGTGAGCTGCTCTCACCCATTGATGACCCTGAACGCTGCATCCCCCTTCACAGATACCTCA ctcccagttcccTTGGCAACAACATTGTTGAGGAGGTCATCCACCCGTGCAACCCCAACCCCTGCCCCAGCAACCATTTATGCCAGGTTAACAGGAAAGGCTGCCTTGATGACAACTGTCAGCCACATCTGTGTGTCCCAG GATGTAAACTCGGCGAGGCTTCAGAATTTCTGGTGCAGCAGGATGCTCGTATCCAGGTGCCTACTCGTACTGGTCCATCTGGGTGTTATGAGTTGTGCACCTGTGGGCCCAGTGGGCGTCTGGAAAACTGTGTGGAGATGCCCTGTGTGGACATCGACAAGCCCTGCATTATAGGAGGACAGAAGAAAA GCCACGGGACATCTTTCAAGATCGACTGCCACACCTGTTCCTGCTTCGCCGGTGAAACCATCTGCTCCACCAGACAATGCCTCGACTTCAGAAACTCAGATAACGAACGTCGACACTTTACCG GTCTTCCCTGTAGCTGTCCAGACCGCTTCGTCCCCGTCTGTGCCTCTAATGGTCGAACGTATCCCAGTGCCTGCGTGGCTCGTTGTATGGGATTCAAGGATGACCAGTTTGTCTTTGGCCAGTGCCGCCTCAGTAACCCATGCTCCAACAAGCCCTGCTCGAGAAACCAGAG GTGCATCCCAAAGTATCGCGTGTGTCTGAGTGACTCATCAGAATGCCCACAGCACGAGTGTATTGACCGGCCAGCAGCCTGTGATAAGAACAGCGTGGAGCCAGTCTGTGACACTGATGGCCAGGTCCACCCCAGTCTGTGTCACCTGCAGCAGTCTGGGAAAACCCTGGCTTACATGGGCCACTGCCAA gATGCTTGTAGGAAGCCACAGCAGGTTTGTGGCCATAACGGTGAGACCTACAACACAGTGTGTGATGCCTTTTCCGACCGCGTGGCTGTGGACTACAAGGGCTCATGCCACGCTGTGGGGACCGTGTCTGACATGGCCTCCGACTCGGCTTGCAGTTTGATTCAGTGTCCACCTCTCTCCACTCCAGGCTGCCACCCTGTCATACCACCTG GAGCATGTTGTCCAATCTGTGCCAGCATGCTGCAGATCCTCTGGAACAAAGAGCAGATGAACAGGTTCTCTAAG TTGAATAAGGACCAGCCGGTGACGGTCCATGACATCCTGCGAATCCTGCGGCTTCATGTCTCGGTGCCGCAGTGTGACGTGTTTGGCTTCCTGAGTATTGACCATGAGCTGGTGGTTCTTATCGCCCCGGTGGACCAGCAGCCAACACCGCTGCAG ATCGAAGCCTGCAGCAAGGAGGCCGAGAAGATCGATTCTCTCATCAACTATGCCAGCCCCACACTGGTCTCCCAAGTCCCCCTCTCTGCCTTCCTCACCTCTAAGATCAAGACCTCCTCCATCCATTCCTCTGGTGGCGCTCCGCCTTCACCTCTACCCCCGCTCGTGTGCTTCCTCCTTGGCCTCCTCATTGCCACAGTCCCTGGTCTCCACCAGCTCTAA